A portion of the Cryptosporangium phraense genome contains these proteins:
- a CDS encoding sensor histidine kinase encodes MRWRDVGAAVGAFAIGLVLFALGYPLDSWTGVVTLGASAASLLVLRRYPWVSLTIAAVALTADWIVGPNLVSIFILANALYDRAEKGSARVGRALMIGAVGASLIFTAVGLVTQDGLAGVLLGVQAALFTVLPVDTALTVRRHRQTAVVERERATVERERAEQTARLAELDQRAAVAAERTRVARDLHDLVANDLSVIALHSTAALARPGSDDTTRQSLEVIRKHSVSGLAEMRHLIDVLRAGEGVGSPAEARLDQVDALIERVREAGTEATLRVDGDVRTLSPAVELAGYRILQEALANAGKHASGQPVEATLRYRPDALTLIVDNPLPASTAAFPLTGGAGVLGMTERATLVGGALDAGPRDGRWRVHAEIPL; translated from the coding sequence ATGCGGTGGCGCGATGTCGGGGCGGCGGTGGGCGCGTTCGCCATCGGGCTCGTGCTGTTCGCGCTGGGCTACCCCCTGGACTCGTGGACCGGGGTGGTCACGCTCGGGGCGTCGGCGGCGTCGCTGCTGGTCCTGCGCCGGTATCCGTGGGTCAGCCTGACGATCGCCGCGGTGGCGCTGACCGCCGACTGGATCGTCGGGCCGAACCTGGTGTCGATCTTCATCCTGGCCAACGCGCTCTACGACCGGGCCGAGAAGGGCTCGGCCCGGGTCGGCCGCGCGCTGATGATCGGCGCGGTCGGGGCGTCGCTGATCTTCACCGCGGTGGGGCTGGTGACCCAGGACGGCCTGGCCGGGGTGCTGCTGGGCGTCCAGGCCGCGCTGTTCACCGTGCTGCCGGTCGACACCGCGCTGACCGTCCGACGGCACCGGCAGACCGCCGTCGTCGAACGGGAACGGGCCACCGTCGAACGGGAGCGGGCCGAGCAGACGGCCCGGCTGGCCGAGCTCGACCAGCGGGCCGCGGTCGCCGCCGAGCGGACCCGGGTGGCCCGGGATCTGCACGATCTGGTCGCCAACGACCTGAGCGTGATCGCGCTGCACTCGACTGCCGCCCTGGCCCGCCCGGGGTCCGACGACACGACCCGGCAGTCGCTCGAGGTGATCCGGAAGCACAGCGTCAGCGGCCTGGCCGAGATGCGGCACCTGATCGACGTGCTGCGGGCCGGCGAGGGGGTCGGCTCCCCCGCCGAGGCCCGGCTCGACCAGGTCGACGCGCTGATCGAGCGGGTCCGGGAAGCCGGCACCGAGGCCACGCTGCGCGTCGACGGGGACGTGCGGACGCTGTCGCCGGCCGTGGAGCTGGCCGGGTACCGGATCCTCCAGGAGGCGCTGGCCAACGCCGGGAAGCACGCGTCCGGGCAGCCGGTCGAGGCGACGCTGCGCTACCGGCCGGACGCCCTCACGCTCATCGTCGACAACCCGCTGCCGGCGTCCACGGCGGCGTTCCCGCTGACCGGAGGAGCCGGAGTGCTCGGGATGACCGAACGGGCCACGCTGGTGGGTGGCGCCCTCGACGCCGGGCCGCGCGACGGCCGCTGGCGCGTGCACGCGGAGATACCGCTGTGA
- a CDS encoding response regulator — protein sequence MTIRVLVADDQAAVRTGLVLILGSASGIEVVGEAGDGAAAVQLARDLRPDVVLMDVRMPKVDGIAATAQLTAEGIADVLVLTTFDLDEYVFGALRAGAAGFLLKDAEAAELIAAVRLVAAGEGMVAPRVTRRLIDAFARGPVPTAAPPELDKLTPREREVLDCLGEGLSNAEISARLRMAEATTKTHVSRILAKLGLRSRVQAAVLARQL from the coding sequence GTGACGATCCGGGTGCTGGTGGCCGACGATCAGGCCGCGGTGCGTACCGGGCTGGTGCTGATCCTCGGGTCGGCGTCCGGGATCGAGGTCGTGGGAGAGGCCGGGGACGGCGCCGCGGCCGTTCAGCTCGCCCGCGACCTGCGGCCGGACGTCGTCCTGATGGACGTCCGGATGCCGAAGGTGGACGGGATAGCGGCGACGGCGCAGCTCACCGCCGAAGGGATCGCCGACGTCCTGGTGCTCACCACGTTCGACCTGGACGAGTACGTCTTCGGGGCGCTGCGGGCCGGCGCAGCCGGCTTCCTGCTCAAGGACGCGGAGGCGGCCGAGCTGATCGCGGCGGTGCGGCTGGTGGCCGCGGGGGAAGGGATGGTGGCGCCGCGGGTCACCCGGCGGCTCATCGACGCGTTCGCGCGCGGACCGGTACCGACGGCCGCGCCGCCGGAGCTCGACAAGCTGACCCCGCGGGAGCGGGAGGTGCTCGACTGCCTGGGCGAGGGGCTGTCGAACGCGGAGATCTCGGCCCGCCTGCGGATGGCCGAGGCGACCACGAAGACGCACGTCAGCCGCATCCTGGCCAAGCTCGGCCTGCGCAGCCGAGTGCAGGCCGCGGTGCTGGCCAGGCAGCTCTAG
- the serB gene encoding phosphoserine phosphatase SerB, with product MTESTRALLTVTGTDRPGVTAALFSSLATLDLEVRDVEQVVIRGQLLLGVSVELPSPDDLAKVREKVSNLGRALGVWIEVALAPGGDQAMTRRGEKPHHVTVLGRPLTAEAVAAVAKAVSDLGGNIDAITRLSKYPVTSLELRVSGVESDPLRTTLSALATGHRIDVAVERSGLARRAKRLVVFDVDSTLITGEVIEMLAAHAGREAEVAAVTAAAMRGELDFADSLRHRVAALEGLDAVVFEKVRAEVTLTPGARTLVRTLKRMGYRCGIVSGGFTQITDHLVDLLGLDFAAANTLEVVDGVLTGRVIGDIVDRPGKAVALRRFAEAAGIPMAQTVAVGDGANDIDMISAAGLGIAFNAKPALREVADTALNQPYLDAILFFLGVPSEEVEEA from the coding sequence ATGACCGAAAGCACTCGTGCCCTGCTCACCGTCACCGGGACCGACCGGCCCGGCGTCACGGCCGCTCTCTTCTCCTCGCTGGCGACGCTCGACCTCGAGGTCCGGGACGTCGAACAGGTCGTGATCCGCGGGCAGCTCCTGCTCGGCGTCAGCGTCGAACTCCCGAGCCCCGACGATCTCGCGAAGGTCCGGGAGAAGGTCTCGAACCTCGGCCGCGCACTCGGCGTCTGGATCGAGGTCGCCCTCGCCCCGGGCGGCGACCAGGCGATGACCCGCCGCGGCGAGAAGCCCCACCACGTCACGGTGCTCGGCCGCCCGCTCACCGCCGAAGCCGTCGCCGCGGTCGCGAAAGCCGTCAGCGACCTCGGCGGCAACATCGACGCGATCACCCGGCTCTCGAAGTACCCGGTCACCAGCCTCGAGCTGCGCGTCTCCGGCGTCGAGAGCGACCCGCTCCGCACGACGCTCTCGGCCCTCGCCACCGGCCACCGCATCGACGTCGCGGTCGAGCGCAGCGGGCTGGCCCGGCGGGCCAAGCGTCTCGTCGTGTTCGACGTCGACTCCACGCTGATCACCGGCGAGGTCATCGAGATGCTCGCCGCCCACGCCGGGCGCGAGGCGGAGGTCGCCGCCGTGACCGCCGCCGCCATGCGCGGCGAACTGGACTTCGCCGACTCGCTACGCCACCGGGTGGCCGCGCTCGAGGGCCTGGACGCGGTCGTCTTCGAGAAGGTCCGGGCCGAGGTCACGCTGACGCCCGGGGCCCGCACGCTGGTCCGGACGCTCAAACGCATGGGCTACCGCTGCGGCATCGTCTCCGGCGGCTTCACGCAGATCACCGACCATCTCGTCGATCTGCTCGGGCTCGACTTCGCCGCCGCCAACACGCTCGAGGTCGTCGACGGCGTCCTGACCGGGCGGGTGATCGGCGACATCGTCGACCGGCCGGGCAAGGCCGTCGCGCTCCGGCGGTTCGCCGAGGCGGCCGGGATCCCGATGGCCCAGACCGTCGCGGTCGGCGACGGCGCCAACGACATCGACATGATCAGCGCGGCCGGCCTGGGCATCGCGTTCAACGCCAAGCCCGCGCTCCGCGAGGTCGCCGACACCGCGCTCAACCAGCCCTACCTCGACGCGATCCTGTTCTTCCTCGGCGTCCCCAGCGAAGAGGTCGAGGAAGCCTAG
- the ctaD gene encoding cytochrome c oxidase subunit I codes for MTIEAERIEPEPIVSRPWPVRESVKGNALARIIRTTDAKQIGIMYLITSFFFFAAAGIMALLMRAELARPGLQFLSNEQYNQLFTMHGSVMLLLFGTPLGFAFANFLVPLQIGAPDVSFPRLNAFAYWAFAFGGLMVLSGFLTPGGAADFGWFAYAPLNSEINSPGAGADLWIVGFALSGLGTILGAVNIITTILTMRAPGMTMFRMPIFTWNMLVTSLLVLMVFPILTAAFFGLLADRHLGAHVYDADTGGPILWQHLFWFFGHPEVYILALPFFGIITEIIPVFSRKPLFGYKGLVGATVAIAALSMTVWAHHMFVTGAVLLPFFSFLSYLIAVPTGMKFFNWIGTMWRGQLTFETPMLFAVGFLVTFLFGGLTGVLLASPPVDFHVSDSYFVVAHFHYVLFGTIVFAAFGGIYFWFPKMTGRMLDERLGKLHFWLTFIGFHTTFLVQHWLGNEGMPRRYADYLPTDGFTTLNTISTIGAFILGISTLPILWNIWKSYKLGRVVNVDDPWGYGGSLEWATSCPPPRHNFLELPRIRSERPAFDVKFPHLAPWATEVEQNKQPSISS; via the coding sequence GTGACCATCGAAGCCGAACGCATCGAACCCGAACCGATCGTGAGCCGGCCCTGGCCGGTCCGCGAGTCGGTCAAGGGCAACGCGTTGGCCCGGATCATCCGGACGACCGACGCGAAGCAAATCGGCATCATGTACCTCATCACGTCGTTCTTTTTCTTCGCCGCGGCCGGCATCATGGCGCTGCTCATGCGCGCCGAGCTCGCCCGCCCCGGTCTGCAGTTCCTGAGCAACGAGCAGTACAACCAGCTCTTCACCATGCACGGCTCGGTGATGCTGCTGCTGTTCGGTACGCCGCTCGGCTTCGCGTTCGCGAACTTCCTGGTCCCGCTGCAGATCGGCGCGCCGGACGTGAGCTTCCCGCGGCTGAACGCGTTCGCCTACTGGGCGTTCGCGTTCGGTGGCCTGATGGTGCTCTCCGGCTTCCTGACGCCGGGCGGAGCGGCCGACTTCGGCTGGTTCGCCTACGCGCCGCTGAACTCCGAGATCAACTCGCCGGGCGCCGGTGCCGACCTCTGGATCGTCGGCTTCGCGCTCTCCGGCCTGGGCACGATCCTCGGTGCGGTCAACATCATCACGACGATCCTGACCATGCGCGCGCCCGGCATGACGATGTTCCGGATGCCGATCTTCACCTGGAACATGCTGGTCACCAGCCTCCTGGTGCTGATGGTCTTCCCGATCCTCACCGCGGCGTTCTTCGGCCTGCTGGCCGACCGGCATCTCGGGGCGCACGTCTACGACGCCGATACCGGCGGGCCGATCCTCTGGCAGCACCTGTTCTGGTTCTTCGGCCATCCAGAGGTCTATATCCTCGCTCTACCCTTCTTCGGCATCATCACCGAGATCATCCCGGTGTTCAGCCGGAAGCCGCTGTTCGGCTACAAGGGCCTGGTGGGCGCGACGGTCGCGATCGCGGCGCTGTCGATGACCGTGTGGGCGCACCACATGTTCGTCACCGGCGCGGTGCTGCTGCCGTTCTTCAGCTTCCTGAGCTACCTGATCGCGGTGCCGACCGGCATGAAGTTCTTCAACTGGATCGGCACGATGTGGCGCGGCCAGCTGACGTTCGAGACGCCGATGCTGTTCGCGGTCGGCTTCCTGGTGACGTTCCTCTTCGGCGGCCTCACCGGTGTTCTGCTGGCCAGCCCGCCGGTGGACTTCCACGTCTCGGACAGCTACTTCGTCGTCGCGCACTTCCACTACGTGCTGTTCGGCACGATCGTGTTCGCCGCGTTCGGCGGGATCTACTTCTGGTTCCCGAAGATGACCGGCCGGATGCTCGACGAGCGCCTCGGCAAGCTGCACTTCTGGCTGACGTTCATCGGGTTCCACACGACGTTCCTGGTGCAGCACTGGCTCGGTAACGAGGGCATGCCCCGCCGGTACGCCGACTACCTGCCGACCGACGGCTTCACGACGCTGAACACGATCTCGACGATCGGTGCGTTCATCCTCGGCATCTCCACGCTGCCGATCCTGTGGAACATCTGGAAGTCGTACAAGCTCGGCCGGGTCGTGAACGTCGACGACCCGTGGGGGTACGGCGGGTCGCTGGAGTGGGCCACGTCCTGCCCGCCGCCCCGGCACAACTTCCTCGAGCTGCCCCGGATCCGCTCCGAGCGCCCGGCCTTCGACGTCAAGTTCCCCCACCTGGCCCCCTGGGCCACCGAGGTCGAACAGAACAAGCAGCCGTCCATCTCGTCCTGA
- a CDS encoding bis-aminopropyl spermidine synthase family protein yields MSADAVGELVSEYGVRGRVIREVVVALASGSWTLETLVREFAVPRRTIEEVLAAVGDDLADGSSLRVRSEVSAGYRERFGAAQLRATALADPLGPALASAGDLLAAVTRWRAAAPPPRRALDHVAATPETAVRRALWLDASFDLDGAHLLCVGDHDLTALTTCLLRPSSTATVVDVDERLLAFIDGAAEASGLAVRCVFGDLRFGLPSSATGVAGLAFTDPPYTPDGVRLFLERAIEGLDGPGRILLAYGFSERTPALGLAVQQTFGELELVVEAQLPAFSRYLGAQAVGSASDLYVLQPTAKARRRGARSRPTIYTHGEQSAEGAAGAAPEVVAALIAAAAGPEGLPVLGVAPDPTAFATAAGGGGPVGGGGPGGTGAGVPVGQRALAAVWGGGIPGPARNGAVAVDATADPGAWLLRILLAVDARRLAVAVPNNHPDLADAAGQRALADLVAPKWALTFRRSTPNSTSALVEAVRVDDNSLVRYLLDRAHGKVANVWRDGLATLTGRPRQPVAEAPAGTLLELPRHRLEPLFTAMTESMVAKGIN; encoded by the coding sequence GTGAGTGCGGACGCGGTGGGGGAGCTGGTTTCGGAGTACGGCGTTCGCGGTCGGGTGATTCGTGAGGTCGTGGTCGCGCTGGCTTCGGGCTCGTGGACGCTCGAGACGTTGGTGCGCGAGTTCGCCGTACCGCGCCGGACGATCGAGGAGGTCCTGGCCGCCGTCGGCGACGATCTGGCGGACGGCTCGTCGCTCCGGGTCCGGTCGGAGGTCTCCGCGGGCTACCGGGAGCGGTTCGGTGCGGCTCAGCTGCGGGCGACCGCGCTCGCCGACCCGCTCGGGCCCGCGCTCGCGTCGGCCGGCGACCTGCTGGCCGCGGTCACCCGGTGGCGCGCGGCCGCGCCGCCGCCCCGGCGCGCGCTCGACCACGTGGCCGCGACCCCGGAGACCGCGGTCCGGCGTGCGCTCTGGCTCGACGCCTCGTTCGACCTCGACGGCGCCCACCTGCTCTGCGTCGGCGACCACGACCTCACCGCGCTGACCACCTGCCTGCTGCGTCCGTCGTCGACGGCGACGGTCGTCGACGTGGACGAGCGGCTGCTCGCGTTCATCGACGGGGCGGCGGAGGCGTCCGGGCTCGCGGTGCGCTGCGTGTTCGGGGACCTGCGGTTCGGGCTGCCGTCGTCGGCGACCGGAGTGGCCGGGCTGGCGTTCACCGACCCGCCGTACACGCCGGACGGGGTGCGGCTGTTCCTCGAACGGGCGATCGAGGGTCTGGACGGTCCGGGCCGGATCCTGCTCGCGTACGGGTTCTCCGAGCGGACGCCGGCCCTCGGGCTCGCCGTCCAGCAGACGTTCGGCGAGCTCGAACTGGTGGTCGAGGCGCAGCTACCGGCGTTCTCGCGGTATCTGGGCGCGCAGGCCGTCGGTAGTGCGTCGGACCTGTACGTCCTGCAACCGACGGCCAAGGCGCGCCGGAGGGGCGCGCGGAGCCGCCCGACGATCTACACGCACGGTGAGCAGTCGGCCGAGGGCGCGGCCGGGGCCGCCCCGGAGGTGGTGGCCGCGCTGATCGCGGCCGCGGCCGGCCCGGAGGGCCTCCCCGTCCTCGGAGTAGCCCCCGACCCGACCGCCTTCGCCACCGCAGCCGGCGGGGGTGGTCCGGTCGGCGGGGGTGGCCCGGGCGGGACCGGCGCGGGGGTGCCGGTCGGGCAGCGGGCTCTCGCGGCCGTCTGGGGCGGAGGGATTCCCGGGCCGGCCCGGAACGGCGCGGTGGCGGTCGACGCGACCGCCGACCCCGGCGCCTGGCTGCTGCGCATCCTCCTCGCGGTGGACGCCCGCCGACTGGCCGTCGCGGTCCCCAACAACCACCCCGACCTGGCCGACGCCGCCGGCCAGCGCGCGCTCGCCGACCTGGTCGCCCCGAAGTGGGCCCTCACGTTCCGGCGCAGCACCCCGAACTCCACGTCCGCGCTGGTCGAAGCGGTGCGGGTGGACGACAACTCGCTCGTCCGCTACCTGCTCGACCGCGCCCACGGCAAGGTCGCCAACGTCTGGCGGGACGGCCTGGCCACGCTCACCGGCCGCCCCCGGCAACCGGTCGCCGAGGCCCCGGCCGGCACCCTGCTCGAGCTCCCGCGCCACCGTCTCGAACCCCTGTTCACCGCGATGACGGAGTCCATGGTCGCGAAGGGGATTAATTAG